The Apostichopus japonicus isolate 1M-3 chromosome 3, ASM3797524v1, whole genome shotgun sequence region GACATACTCTCAGCCTTTCTCGATTTCTTGAAGAATGTGATAtaacaatatttacacacaataaAAAAGCAGTAATTTACTTtgcttaaaatattttattccttTTCATCCAGTTACAAATATCTTAGCAGTGAAAGGCTCTTTACATATGTACAGAATGGATTAAGttattctattttgtatttACAATTCAATACATTGCTGATTTGGGTTGGTATTTAAGTACCTACGACTGTCTGTGACTTAAGAACATACATGGGTTTATGGCACCCCTTGGCATCAAGGATTCATTGCTTTTCATTGATACACATTGTTAatgctttttgtttttggtcaGAAACCAAagacatacaaacaaaacacatgCATTAAGAAATGATAACAATACCAAAACACAGTGTGTAAATGTACAGccccaaaaaaaaggatttCAGTTTTAAAAAATGCCAAAGAAAAAATCTCTGCAAAAACATGATTTAAATGAATACATCATTTATTTTGGGTTGTTGTTTAAGTATGCTGTGCCTGATGTACAAAACATACATGACATTGTACGCCTGTGGGATTCAAATATTGGGATTCATTTCGGAGCTGCATTTAGattagaattaaaataaaatgctaAAAATCACACACAGGCAGCCAGAAAGTGACAAACTTGATCTAAAGAAATGAAAGCTGATTGAACAGCAAACcaaagcaagcaagcaaacaatcacaaaagagaaagaaattaaGTTTATAACAATTgcttttaaagaaagaaagaagcaaATGTACAGCAAGacgaagcaaaaaaaaaaaagaagaaaacaaaggaaaacaaagagaaagtattGACAAGTgattcaattttcaaaaagaatagatctgtagaaaaacaaaattaaaatctcTGACGACAATGCATCAATATTTGAATggaatttgaatattttctttgaatGGAATGTGAAAATATTGAACATTAGAGTCAAATATGGAATGGCTAAtcttattttaaaaaaaaactataaaaagtAAGGTAATGGAATAATGTCATGTGTTGTTGGAACTAATAACTAATGCGACTCTCGTGAGTTCATGCAAGACTGGATGCTTTTCTGGTGTCAATCTTGGTACAAATAGAGGGAGCTGTTTCTAAATTAAACTGTTGctaactttaattttacataAACATGTTCATTCAACTAGGGAGCTGTTAATGAAAATCCAAATTAACAACATAAGCCAGTCTTCTTTGATTCGACTTGTAATGTCATAAAAATTTAATTCTCCCTTTTGAACTTTTAGGATTTagacaaaaaataaaactgGTTACATAAAGTTACGTGTGGCCAAAACTTGATAGACAGAAGTGGTCAGACCACAGGGAGGAGGGGCTCAAAAATGAAGAAGATGGCTTCGTACATGGTGGAGTGCTTAAGTGCGGTAActgtgtggagacaggtaagtaaaGGTTTTAAGTAAATCTAAGCAGAATAAGCAAAAACCAAAAGATTTCTACATTTGTAAAAGTAACATCTATAGTTTGTGTTATATCcatggtccaaaaaaaaaacccaattaTGTCAATGTGGCATGAATGAGCACCATTTGCTGTCACAGCGACTTGGTATATAGGGCACCATCATTCTTGGCTTCATTTTAATGGATGTTGTAACAGATTATTTCCttcatatttttcaatttcttctttaGCAGGTGATTACAGTGGCATCAGATTTTGGTATATTCAaatttgaatgcaaaatgtTCCTTTAATATCAAACATCTGAATATTTCttataataaatcaataattaaAGAGTTTTCAATGTAACATCTACTTCAACTTATATCTATTAAAGAGCAATATTTAATTCTTACACCAATAAAAAGAACTTCTTAACCTGGGCAGTGtcaatatgttttcattttaatttagtcatgaaataaaaaaaaataaataaaaaaatcagaaGGCAGTGAAACTTGAAAGGGATTGGAAAAACGCTAAATCAACGTTACTTGGCATTGGCAGAAAAATATGAGCAGTGGCTCTTGGCATTATACGTACAAAGgtattgaaacaaagaaaaataaaaagaaggggggaaaaaagggaaaggataaaaaataagaaataaacaaagaaatgagGCCCTTATTCTGGAGGAATAAGATCACTAGACTGCAGATATGTAACATAGGCTGATTATGAAACTTGTGGAGCTAGAGTCTCTCCAAAATATCCCCTTTGGTGATTACTGTAGCAGTGACCAAATCATATGATAtgtatcagtatatatatatatacatatatatatatatatacacatatatatatatatatatatatatatacagtgtttCTTTTCTATACTCACTGCACAGAGGAAACTGTTGTGTGTAGTGTTAGTTAGTTCAAAATTGTGCTAGGATGAACATAGCTTTAAGAATCTTCCCCTTTGTTAGGCTAGGCTAGGGCCAAACGATATAACGATAATACTATTTATTAGCCTAGGTTGTTTATCACATTATGTGACTCATAGTACTGCTAATTATGGCTAGACTAACATCCAATATGTAAGTACGTATGCCCTACAGATCTGAAGCTGGACCTGAAGTGACACCTAGTCAAAAAACAGATTTGGTCAATGAAATACTTCAAACCACAATTCGTTAACAGCCTTGTCAAAAGCTACAAAGTCACTGCTAAATTTTAATGGTCCTTCCGTCGTTCCAGATgttcaaatttctgtttggacgACTGGTTGTTCACATCAAATTCAGATGGCATTGTGACTAAATACCCCCAAAAGAGGTACAATCACAAACTGGTATCACTGCTTAAGTTAGtgctctattcaccaaacctacacatctcgcttaatacagtgtacatataggtCACTGTCATGTTGCCACATTTTCTCGGACAATCAAATTTGCCAATCGGACAACCCAAAAGTATGATCTGGTCGTCCAGAGTTAACACAAAAGcggttaaattaaaaaaaacgaaaaaacatttccatCATCAGACCATGTCCGGAAAGTACTGATTATAAACGTCAGAGTGGTGCTTCTGTAGCCCTTTCAGAtgttgtttcttttcctttagACTGGTTGCCGTGTCATCAatgatgtgattggtcaaatCCTTCAGAGCTTTTTGAGTTGATATATTCATCTGCTGGTTGTAGTCAGATTTACTCATCTTTTGACAGAATGTTACTGAAAATGGAGAGAGAGAATAAAATGAGAAGCCACATAACACATTCTTTGGGGAAATAGACTTGCTGTTGTAAATGGTCCTAACTCATGACATGAGGGTAATGTTCATATAACAACATGTGATAGCATCAAATGTCAATAGCTTCCAGTTTTATTTGATAGGTACTCAACGGTTTACCTACAGACAACAAAGAGGTCTGCAGTTCAGTTAAAAGGTCAAATACAGGATTTCGTGTTGACCCGTAGACAATTCCTGTATAGTTAATAGCTGGGGTATTAAGGTACGCAATTATtgcgcacacacacacagagttCCTGGAAGAGGTGACAAGGTTGAGTAGGTTCCTGCTGAGAGCTGTGGGTGATTCAGATATCCGGATATCAGTATGAACAGCACTGACCAAACAGGTTCGGGGAATGTTAAGACAGAGACCAGACCGGTCCAGTTTCATGAGAGTCTGAAATTAAAACTACCAACATGTTTGAAATGTACCCAAACCTGTGGCAGACATCTCACCTGTGGTTTGGTTCTCTAGCCCCATCTCGGCAGCATCGATTTTATCTTTGGCATGCCGCTGAACGCTGAGAGGGACTTTCAAGACCTTCGAGTGACAATCCAGCCAGAACGAGACCAAGTTAAGACACTGAGTATTGGAGAGCAACGGACTATTCACCAAGGCTGGTCTGAAGAGATTAAGAATTGTAGTTCGGTTGTCTGTCTGTAAgtaaataaaaatggaaaaaaaataacgaaagttaacaaaaaaaaTACGCCTTGAAAGCATGATCATTACTGTTTCCGCTccattccatttatttattttaagtaTAAACTTCTAACAAATGTACAGATAAgctaaacaagaaataaatgcCATTGGTCTAAACATAtataaaagaaatggaaaatgtACCAGAATTTTTTCGCCTAATGCATCGAGCGAGATGAACGTTACTTTGGGGTCGAAAGTGTCTGAATTAACTCTCACCTTACACAGTCTAATGTGGTAACATTGTGGAAGAAATTTAGTTTAACCCTGCagttgtttttaaatttgttgtacCAATCTGCAGCACCAAACTGTGACTCTACCATCAAAGAAAGAAGAGATAAAACACACCTGCGTGGTCTCCATCCTTACCTTGACCTCCAGTCTGATTTGCCTCGAGTCGCTAGCAATCACCATAAATTCGAGCAGTCTCTGTATCTTGTCCCTGGCTTGGTTTCCCACCAACAATAAACAGATCTGACAGAGTTCGATAGCTCTCGATGTCTTCCCGTTGGCTAACGCTCCCAGGATGGCAGAGACGACGTCCAATAGTTGCGGCGGTATCAGAGGCCCTCTCTCGGCAGAATATATTTCACATATGTACTTGAAGAGGTAGAGCTTATAGGCGAGATCCGGTGAGTCCAGCTCTTGAGCTCTGGCGTGGCAGTGGCTGATGATGGTGATAACTTCCATCTCATCCTCGATACATCTGATTGCAGCCTTGATCCATGGATCACTGAAAATAACAAtgcataaaaaaaacataaaacaagctACTGTTGTCCCAtagagagatttttttttttttacccgaCTCATAAACATATTGAGGGCATGCTGTCACAAAACTATTATAAGACATGGAAATTAAACTAAACAGCTCCAAAATtgttacaagataatgaaattTCTCTAAACAGCTACAAAAGTAGCACAAGGCATGAAATTACCCTAATCAGCTATAAAAGTAGAACAGGACATATTGTTCTATAAACAGCTAAAGTAAATAGAATAGGACATGTAGTGTACTCTAACAGCTAAACTAGCAGAATAGGACATGCAGTGTACTCTAAACAGCTAAAACAGTAGTACAGGACATGCAGTGTACTCTAAATATCTAAACCAGCAGTATAGGACATGCAGTGTACTCTAAACAGCTAAAACAGTAGTGCAGGACATGCAGTGTACTCTAACAGCTAAACCAGCAGTATAGGACATGCAGTGTACTCTAAACAGCTAAAACAGTAGTACAGGACATGCAGTGCACTCTAAACAGCTAACACAGTAACAAAGAACATGCAGTGTACTCTAAATATCTAAACCAGCAGTATAGGACATGCAGTGTACTCTGAATATCTTAAACAGTAGTACAAGACATGCAGTGTACTCTAAACATCTAAAACAGTAGTACAGAACATGCAGTGTACTCTAAACAGCTAAAACAGTAGTATAGGACATGCAGTGTACTCTAAACAGCTAAAACAGTAGTACAGGATATGCAGTGTACTCTAAACAGCTAACACAGTAACAAAGGACATGCAGTGTACTCTAAATATCTAAACCAGCAGTATAGGACATGCAGTGTACTCTAAACAGCTAAAACAGTAGTACAGGACATGCAGTGTACTCTAACAGCTAAACCAGCAGTATAGGACATGCAGTGTACTCTAAACAGCTAAAACAGTAGTACAGGACATGCAGTGTACTCTAAACAGCTGACACAGTAGTAAAGGACATGCAGTTTACTCTAAATATCTAAACCAGCAATATAGGACATGCAGTGTACTCTAAACAGCTAACACAGCAGTATAGGACACACAGTGTACTCTCAACAGCTAAACCAGCAGTATAGGACATGTAGTGTACTCTAAACAGCTAACACAGCAGTATAGGACACACAGTGTACTCTCAACAGCTAAACCAGCAGTATAGGACATGCTGTTAGTCATTAGCTTAATATTGATAAGGGCAGACAAACCCGTCAAGAATGCTTCCTCTGTAATCCTCTTGTATATCTGCGGACAAGTCCCCAGCGATACTCTCACTAAAGTTTTGTCCATAAAAACAATGTAATGAACAGCTCAAGATGTTCTCAAGGACTGGAATGTCCATTAGATGCAGCAGTCTTTGTACAATGATCTCCTGCCAAATTTCATCTTTTTCTGAAGAtgtcccccaaaaaaaaaagaaaagcaaaaagaagGGCATCCTAAACAACAGCGAGAGCTTTCAAGTTAGAGAAATGTAGTAAAATGGTTAGAAACTAAGGGTTAGATTTGTATCAGGTCAATTGGGACTTTTCATAAAAACagattttttaaataaaaagtaaaaaaatgtaaattactgGTGTTTGCTGTGTAGACATGCAGTGAGCTTTTCGGTGCAAATGTGAATTTCTCGGAGCCTTGCACTTGAATGAGTGATAGCAGAGTAAATTTCTGTACAAACTGATGAGAAGAATTGAACTAGATTGATTCATTTGTTTAATACCTCTTGTCCCCTGGATGTTAGACAATAAATTCATTCCCAAGTCTATCAGATTTGGTGAAAATCAACAGATTCTGGGACTATTTCCACAAAACTGAAGTAGTTGTTTTACCTTCGGCCGATATGCCCTCGTCAATTCTGTTCTCCGTTTTGCTCGGTGGTTTTGATCTGCGGAAGGAGCTCAATATTCTACTCGATCTTCGAAGCACTGGGGAAGACTTTGGTATCTCCGAAGCAAAGATTCCTTCCAAAACTGCTGAACTCGATAAACCCAACATTGGAGTCTCCGTTAAAAGTACACCTTGTTTATTAGCTGGCTTCTGATAGGGCCTAAAATAGTCACAACATATTAAAGAACACTTGAAAGCAGCCGTAAAAATAAGCTGGGCAAAATGTGACAAGAAGGAAGCCTTCCATACAGATTTAGTTATGGGAGGCTAATTCACATCACTAAACATTTACGAGGAACTGTTCATAGTTTGTGTCAATATTTCATAAAGTCATTGAAATGacaaaaaaggggaaaaaattaaCCTTTTCTACGTTGAGATGCTATAGACCATACTGTTGTTGTGATTGTTATCAATACAAAGCTGTCTGGTCCTGATATTGTTTGACCAAACCAGCCGAAACATGCGTGATATTTTAATTGAAATCCCAACTAAAAAACAAGAGGGCATCTCTAGAAGTCACTTTGGTCTCCGTTTGAAAGGTCAAGTACTCAAGTTTGAAACTATCCAATACAGCTGCCCTTGAGACTTATGAAGTAATGGTGGTATCATTCAAAGTCACGGTatcacaaataaataaaatagatatattagatatataagTAAAAAATCATATAAGTAATTAATCAAAAGCACAAAACACCCAAACTGAACAGTTTTTAAAAACATAAACCCCCTCATTTTGGGGTAAATTTGTTTACGATCATAAAAAATATCGATAAAAGTTAACATGTTTTACCCAAATTCCAGTTTCATAGATTTTCCTTTACCAAAGCTTCTCCTCTTCTTTAACCTCTGGAAGGGTTTGTCAGATGAACCTCTGTTGGTATGAAATATTCATAGATCAATTTAGGCTGATATGTGGTAGATTATTAACAGACACTGCTTATCAGTCGTGTATTTCTATACCACTGTAATTTTTGAGAAAACGTCCCTTTGAACATCCGTCAAAGTCCCAGCATTTCAAGTGTTGTCACGGCGGTAGGTGACCAAGAAATAAAGACACAAACATACAAAAAGTTGCATGAAACAGAGTACATTAGAGTGCTTCATCTGGCTAGATATCTACTGGATAAAAAGAGTGTGTCGGGGGGGGgtcaggggggtgggggaagcaAGCTTGAGCCGTGCAGAGCAGGGCGTCGGCAGGTTGAATCACACTGAATGCAATTGGTGAAAGTGATATCTGAAATACTCTTGACAAAGGATTGTAGAGGATAGGATAGGAAGATACTCTGTCCACATATTTATCTTTCTCCATAACCAGAGGTTACTGCACTACTTAGAAGTAATGACCATACTATAATGACATCATTTGGGAATGACACCATTGACATGATTATACTGAATGTTACTTTATTGGTAGAGATCTGATATTAGTTGCACAGACAGGTGTAGGGTTTCTGTTGTAGAGAGTTATTGTGGGAGGTCAAAGTGGTAAGTGATCTAGTGGGACTTATCAGTTGGAAAAGGATATTATTATGTTGATGGTTTGTGAATAGAAACTGTTTGTAATCTTGTTAATAGACACTGTTAGTTATCTTTCTGGGAAGTCAGAGGACTTCCTGTCTGTCCTACTAGCTAAGAGATTGTAATGGGTAAACATAAGGGTAAGGGGAAGATAATAGTAAAAATGCTCTCTGTTATAGGATCTTGATTACTTCTTAGTCCAATTAACATACAAAGCAGAAGACCAATTCCTCAGATGCTAAAAAtataatgtaaaaaataaaatataaaaatataatgcatttcaaatttgttcaGGACAggtggtgttgaatgtcattcaAGCGTGCTCTCAATGCTCTGTCGTTTATATGAAAAATGTTTCTGTTATAACTGATTTATGAGGATTGAAAAAACATAATGGATTCACTAATCTTGGGCAGTGTATATGCCATcagagaataataataatacacaagaTAATTTGTCACCCTCCCAACACCCCACCAACCCCCTTTCCAACCTTCTTTTCTGTCAATTGATTCAATTGACCTGTCGCTCCTTTCACATCTTGTAATTTATAATCATCCTTTCGATGTTTATAAACCAATCTGCAACATCAAATTGCAGAGAGATTTCCAAGGGTAATTCAAGTTAACCTGTTGCAG contains the following coding sequences:
- the LOC139961010 gene encoding DEP domain-containing protein 7-like, encoding MATLIGMRQLAGNCNRCTGGPFKATNLWNNIIIYLKENVDVRTRKHRMKTFEHCFLGSDAVDVVLGYLKQDEHIRQSITREKVTKLCTHFLESNVFLDAESGPSTKGHFEDNPTHYYRFHSQVTNSCSSSECQCKSKDGGSSDKPFQRLKKRRSFGKGKSMKLEFGPYQKPANKQGVLLTETPMLGLSSSAVLEGIFASEIPKSSPVLRRSSRILSSFRRSKPPSKTENRIDEGISAEEKDEIWQEIIVQRLLHLMDIPVLENILSCSLHCFYGQNFSESIAGDLSADIQEDYRGSILDGDPWIKAAIRCIEDEMEVITIISHCHARAQELDSPDLAYKLYLFKYICEIYSAERGPLIPPQLLDVVSAILGALANGKTSRAIELCQICLLLVGNQARDKIQRLLEFMVIASDSRQIRLEVKTDNRTTILNLFRPALVNSPLLSNTQCLNLVSFWLDCHSKVLKVPLSVQRHAKDKIDAAEMGLENQTTVTFCQKMSKSDYNQQMNISTQKALKDLTNHIIDDTATSLKEKKQHLKGLQKHHSDVYNQYFPDMV